Within the Thermanaeromonas toyohensis ToBE genome, the region GAAGAACTGGAAGAACTTGAGCGTCTACTTGTACGGGTGGCTGAATGTGTAGAAAAAAACGACTTAGAAACCCTTATTCAAGTAGATACCCAATTTCACGATGTCCTATACCGTGCCAGCCGCAACGACCGGTTGGTCCAGATAATAAACAACTTAAGGGAGCAGATCCAGCGGTTCCGTACTACTTCCCTGGCTACTCCTGGCCGCATGCGGGAAACCTTGGAAGAGCATAAGGCTCTGGTGGAGGCTATTGCTGCCCGGAACGTTGAACTTGCTCAACGTCTGGCCCAGGAGCATATAGAAAACGCTGAAAATCGCATGCTAGAGGCCATCCGGGAAGAGATGCGTGCACGCCAGGGGGAAAGCTCATAAGTTAAAGAAGGGGTAAAAGGGCATAAAGGAGGTTTTGTATAAAAAAGCTCCGGTTATTAAGAAGCTCCGGTACGGTTCCTTTATTTTTGAAGGGTTAGGACTTTAGGAGGTAAAAGGGATGAGGAACATTGACGGGATAGTGCTGGCCGGGGGTAGCCCGGGGAAGGGAGAGATTTTAGGAGCCACCACCGAAGCCCTCCTCCCTGTGGGTGGTCGTCCTATGGTTACGTGGGTATTACGGGCACTACAAGATTCAGGCTGTATAGAGCGCCTGGTCCTGGTGGGACCGCCGGAGCTTTCGACATTAGCCGAAGAAGAGGGGGTATACTGGGTTTTAGCTGGGTCTTCCGCTGTAGAAAGTGCCTTGAACGGGTACCGGGCTTTGGAGGGGAGCAGATGGCTTCTCTTGGCTACAGCCGATCTCCCCCTTCTTACCCCCCAAGCGGTGAGGGATTTTTTAGAGCGCTGCCTTAAGGTAGAGGCAGACCTTTATTATCCCATTATTACCCGCCAATCTGTGGAGGAAAAATTCGGGGGAGCTCGCCGCACATATGTGCGCCTTAAGGAGGGGACCTTCACAGGGGGCAACTTGGCCCTTATGCGGGCGGAC harbors:
- a CDS encoding GntR family transcriptional regulator, which encodes MKNILAGKLENYKPLREIVFETLREAIITGQLKAGERLMEVQLAEEMGVSRTPVREAIRKLELEGFVVMIPRKGAYVADISTKDIADVFEIRAALEALAAALACERITEEELEELERLLVRVAECVEKNDLETLIQVDTQFHDVLYRASRNDRLVQIINNLREQIQRFRTTSLATPGRMRETLEEHKALVEAIAARNVELAQRLAQEHIENAENRMLEAIREEMRARQGESS
- a CDS encoding nucleotidyltransferase family protein, producing MRNIDGIVLAGGSPGKGEILGATTEALLPVGGRPMVTWVLRALQDSGCIERLVLVGPPELSTLAEEEGVYWVLAGSSAVESALNGYRALEGSRWLLLATADLPLLTPQAVRDFLERCLKVEADLYYPIITRQSVEEKFGGARRTYVRLKEGTFTGGNLALMRADALMPCALQGEKLVKLRKSPLGLARQIGLLFILKFILGRLTLAEVERNFSHLLGVRGVAIITPYPEIGMDVDKREDWELVRRVFDSATFLGGG